The following proteins are co-located in the Piscirickettsia litoralis genome:
- the cyoE gene encoding heme o synthase: protein MSLVVACGCILNNYIDRDIDKLMERTKRRISAQGLISGKFSVLYASVLGILGSLILYFQTNLLTVITAFIGLFAYVILYTLWFKRSSVYGTTIGGIAGAIPPVAGYCAATNRFDSGAVILFAILFFWQMPHFYAIAIYRLKDYTAAKIPVLPIKKGIYYTKISMLVHIFAFTIVAAMPFLFGYTGFFYFLDAFTLGLIWFYFGLKGFSSNDKKASAQGGALLKDVTWARKMFIFSVVNITLLSVMMSIL, encoded by the coding sequence ATGTCATTAGTTGTCGCATGTGGTTGTATTCTTAATAATTATATTGATCGTGACATTGATAAACTAATGGAGAGGACGAAAAGGCGTATTTCAGCTCAAGGATTAATCTCTGGGAAGTTTTCAGTACTTTATGCGAGTGTCTTGGGAATATTAGGCTCTTTAATACTGTATTTCCAGACGAATTTATTGACAGTGATAACTGCATTTATTGGCTTATTTGCATACGTTATTCTCTATACCCTGTGGTTCAAGCGTAGTTCAGTATATGGTACAACCATAGGAGGAATTGCTGGGGCGATCCCTCCTGTTGCAGGCTATTGTGCTGCGACGAATCGGTTTGATAGCGGCGCCGTTATTCTATTTGCAATTTTATTTTTTTGGCAAATGCCTCACTTTTATGCCATAGCTATTTATCGTCTTAAAGATTACACGGCAGCAAAAATACCTGTTTTGCCAATTAAAAAAGGAATTTACTATACCAAAATAAGTATGTTAGTTCATATTTTTGCTTTTACTATTGTAGCTGCTATGCCTTTTTTATTTGGTTATACAGGCTTTTTTTATTTTTTAGATGCTTTTACTTTAGGGTTGATTTGGTTTTACTTTGGACTTAAAGGTTTTTCTTCTAATGATAAAAAAGCCAGTGCCCAAGGAGGAGCGTTATTAAAAGATGTTACCTGGGCACGGAAAATGTTTATTTTCTCAGTTGTGAATATAACCTTACTTTCAGTAATGATGTCTATTCTTTAA
- the cyoA gene encoding ubiquinol oxidase subunit II — translation MSKFVQDFSENKRYKSFSSHKSYRKHNIGKILKAFLFTLLALIAVILLTGCKAELWDPKGIVAADEKQLFIVATLLMLIVVIPVLIMTAVFSWRFRASNTKEKYRPDWSHSTILEVIWWGVPIILIIILAILTWISSFRLDPYRPLDVEGKPITIQAISLSWKWLFIYPEQNIATVNFVQFPAHKQVKFLITSDAPMNSFAIPQLAGQIYAMEGMQTKLHLIANETGEFNGRSTNYSGNGFSGMKFIAKASTQEEFDQWVRKVKSSPNGLTMKAYDQLVMPTKNHKVEYYSSVTKNLFHKVIMKFMSPEMHKVDNNKKNEVKM, via the coding sequence ATGAGTAAATTTGTACAAGATTTTAGCGAAAATAAACGATATAAGAGTTTTTCCTCCCATAAGAGTTATCGCAAGCACAATATTGGGAAGATCTTAAAAGCGTTTCTGTTTACTCTCTTAGCGCTGATTGCTGTGATATTGCTGACAGGTTGTAAGGCAGAGCTATGGGACCCGAAAGGTATAGTTGCTGCGGATGAAAAACAATTATTCATTGTAGCTACTTTGCTTATGCTAATTGTCGTCATTCCTGTTTTGATTATGACGGCAGTTTTTAGCTGGCGTTTTAGAGCATCTAACACTAAGGAGAAATATCGACCTGACTGGTCTCACAGTACGATATTAGAAGTAATCTGGTGGGGTGTGCCTATTATATTGATTATAATTTTGGCAATTCTTACCTGGATTTCAAGCTTTCGTTTAGACCCGTATCGCCCTTTAGATGTGGAAGGTAAACCCATCACGATCCAAGCAATTTCATTAAGCTGGAAATGGTTGTTTATTTACCCAGAGCAGAATATTGCAACGGTTAACTTTGTGCAGTTTCCGGCTCATAAACAGGTTAAGTTTTTAATTACATCCGATGCGCCTATGAACTCATTTGCGATTCCTCAATTGGCAGGGCAAATTTATGCAATGGAAGGAATGCAGACTAAATTACATTTAATTGCTAATGAAACTGGTGAATTTAATGGCCGTTCAACAAATTATAGTGGTAACGGCTTTTCTGGGATGAAATTCATTGCTAAGGCGAGTACTCAAGAAGAGTTTGATCAGTGGGTGCGTAAGGTAAAGTCATCTCCAAATGGTTTGACGATGAAGGCATATGACCAACTTGTCATGCCAACAAAGAATCATAAAGTTGAATATTATTCTTCGGTGACTAAAAATTTATTTCATAAGGTTATTATGAAATTTATGTCTCCTGAAATGCATAAAGTAGACAATAATAAGAAGAATGAAGTAAAAATGTGA
- the cyoD gene encoding cytochrome o ubiquinol oxidase subunit IV, whose translation MTDQHHQQHEEIADAKHGYTLTSYIIGFVLSLVITFIAFALVANKMLPPSGLYVAVAILALIQLFVQLKFFLHMTTNPSGRWDLMSFIFTVFVVLILVGGSLWIMYNLDYNMVH comes from the coding sequence ATGACAGATCAGCACCACCAACAGCATGAAGAAATTGCAGATGCCAAGCATGGCTATACATTGACGTCTTATATTATCGGTTTCGTATTGTCTCTTGTCATTACTTTTATTGCTTTTGCATTAGTGGCCAATAAGATGCTACCACCTTCGGGGCTTTATGTTGCAGTTGCAATCTTAGCTTTAATTCAGCTGTTTGTTCAGTTAAAGTTCTTTTTGCATATGACAACCAATCCGAGCGGCCGCTGGGATTTAATGAGCTTTATTTTTACAGTTTTTGTTGTATTAATTCTTGTCGGCGGCTCACTATGGATCATGTATAATCTCGATTATAACATGGTACATTGA
- a CDS encoding cytochrome c oxidase subunit 3 family protein, whose amino-acid sequence MTVKTAVAHHDDHHHDEDTKDIFGFWIYIMSDCILFAIIFATYAVLHNNTFGGPGAGELASIPFILTETILLLVSSFTYGLAMLARNKGDAGQVLMWLVVTFILGFSFVAMELYEFAHLIHEGNSWQRSGFFICIFYTRWNSWFACNYGVNLDDCNDCSSLSKWH is encoded by the coding sequence ATGACAGTGAAAACTGCTGTGGCTCATCACGACGACCATCATCACGACGAAGATACCAAAGATATTTTTGGTTTCTGGATATATATTATGAGTGACTGCATCTTGTTTGCAATTATTTTTGCAACCTATGCAGTTCTTCATAACAATACTTTTGGCGGCCCGGGTGCTGGTGAGTTAGCAAGCATCCCATTTATTTTAACCGAAACTATATTACTTCTTGTCAGTAGTTTTACTTATGGTTTAGCAATGCTAGCACGTAATAAAGGGGATGCTGGGCAGGTATTAATGTGGCTGGTTGTTACATTTATTCTTGGCTTTTCTTTTGTTGCAATGGAGCTATATGAATTTGCTCATCTAATTCATGAGGGAAACAGCTGGCAGCGCAGTGGTTTTTTTATCTGCATTTTTTACACTCGTTGGAACTCATGGTTTGCATGTAACTATGGGGTTAATTTGGATGATTGTAATGATTGTTCAAGTTTATCAAAATGGCATTAA
- a CDS encoding acyl-CoA thioesterase: protein MSRLQLAIPTKLPFSHDLTISVRDINYMNHLDHLKFLEYIHTARAVYFAKFGLSEISVGVPDVYMMAGNLQCQYHSEGFLHDNLRIKLGIVHSGHTSIDLCSRIYNLTQDSLMADVILKLIFVDIHNRKAVEVPYTFKTLCI from the coding sequence ATGTCTCGACTTCAATTAGCCATTCCCACAAAGCTTCCCTTTAGTCATGATCTTACTATTTCAGTTCGTGACATTAATTATATGAACCACTTAGATCACTTAAAGTTTTTAGAGTACATTCATACTGCTCGCGCTGTTTATTTTGCCAAGTTCGGCCTCTCTGAGATATCCGTTGGTGTCCCTGATGTTTACATGATGGCGGGGAATTTGCAGTGCCAATACCACAGTGAAGGGTTTCTCCACGACAATCTGAGAATTAAGCTCGGCATAGTTCATAGTGGCCACACGAGCATTGATTTATGCTCAAGAATCTATAACCTAACCCAAGATAGCCTAATGGCAGATGTTATCCTCAAACTAATATTTGTTGATATTCATAATAGAAAAGCCGTTGAGGTTCCATATACTTTTAAAACACTATGTATTTGA
- a CDS encoding calcium:proton antiporter, which produces MKMIRFLSEEYKFLIGLLFVLIFFSPQLSNQLIPASVSFALSGFIVVFIVMIACAFSVVKHADWLAHRFGEPYGTIILTISVISIEVALISAVMLAGGKNPTLARDTMFAVMMISLNGLVGLSLLIGGIRHHSQRYNLNGANAFLSVLVPLSIICLISPNYTKAASYGVLSHGQATFIIIMSLVLYAVFLSIQTVRHKDFFEHPDPTDRQITAAQADGTLPRKVYFHIIMLLMALVVMVLLSKKLAMYIDFTISAIHAPKALSGLIVAILVLTPEGMSAIRAASRNRMQRCVNLCLGSALASLSLTIPAVLVISLLTHQTITLGLSDLDVLLLVTTLAVSMITFISSRTHILQGVVHIALFFTYIIFIFDLAK; this is translated from the coding sequence ATGAAAATGATTAGATTTCTAAGTGAAGAATATAAATTTCTTATTGGGTTGCTTTTTGTACTGATTTTTTTCTCTCCGCAATTAAGTAATCAACTCATCCCAGCGTCTGTTAGCTTCGCTTTATCAGGCTTTATTGTGGTCTTCATTGTGATGATTGCCTGCGCATTTAGTGTAGTAAAACACGCCGATTGGCTTGCTCACCGCTTTGGTGAACCCTATGGCACAATCATTTTAACCATTTCAGTGATCTCTATCGAAGTTGCCCTAATCTCTGCGGTTATGCTCGCAGGAGGTAAAAACCCAACCTTAGCACGCGATACCATGTTCGCAGTGATGATGATCTCTCTTAATGGGTTGGTAGGCTTGAGCCTGCTAATTGGCGGAATTCGTCATCACTCTCAACGTTATAACCTAAACGGTGCGAATGCCTTTTTATCTGTCCTTGTCCCCCTTTCTATTATTTGCTTAATCTCACCTAACTATACAAAAGCGGCTAGCTACGGTGTACTATCTCACGGCCAAGCAACCTTTATCATCATCATGAGTTTAGTTCTCTACGCAGTTTTCCTATCCATTCAAACAGTACGTCACAAAGACTTTTTTGAGCATCCAGATCCGACAGATCGACAGATCACTGCTGCACAAGCCGACGGCACATTGCCCAGAAAAGTCTATTTTCACATCATTATGCTGCTTATGGCATTGGTTGTTATGGTTTTACTTTCCAAGAAGCTGGCGATGTATATTGACTTCACCATTTCAGCGATTCATGCTCCTAAAGCATTGAGCGGTCTTATTGTCGCCATTTTAGTCCTCACTCCAGAGGGTATGAGTGCGATCAGAGCTGCCTCTCGCAATCGTATGCAACGCTGTGTTAACTTATGCCTAGGCTCAGCCCTTGCTTCTTTAAGCTTAACCATCCCCGCAGTACTGGTTATTAGCTTATTAACACACCAAACGATTACCTTAGGCCTTTCTGATCTTGATGTTTTGCTACTAGTCACTACACTTGCGGTCAGCATGATTACCTTTATTAGTAGCCGCACTCATATTTTGCAGGGAGTCGTTCACATCGCCTTATTTTTCACTTATATTATCTTTATTTTTGACTTAGCAAAATAA
- a CDS encoding MgtC/SapB family protein, with amino-acid sequence MTTVSSELQNLYPTFDIIELIYLLKIAIAFILGGVVGFSVRKTHPNGIRIFGITALSACAFSEIAIHLFYLYKVDYTFNIIAGIVTGIGFLGAGLIFKDRNSDVRGISAAATLWAAAAVGMAIGINMYIIGTGMTIIVSLSYFASASSKNKTKVKIKPKAMPKPSSLHSVPKQKPS; translated from the coding sequence ATGACAACAGTCTCTTCAGAACTTCAAAATCTCTACCCAACTTTTGATATTATTGAGTTAATTTACCTACTCAAAATAGCGATTGCCTTTATTCTCGGTGGAGTTGTCGGGTTTTCTGTGCGTAAGACCCACCCTAACGGCATTCGCATTTTTGGAATTACCGCCCTAAGTGCCTGTGCCTTTAGCGAAATCGCCATTCATTTATTTTATCTTTATAAGGTGGATTACACGTTTAACATCATCGCAGGGATCGTTACAGGTATCGGTTTTTTAGGCGCTGGACTCATCTTCAAAGATCGTAATAGCGATGTTCGCGGCATTTCTGCGGCGGCAACCCTATGGGCTGCTGCCGCCGTCGGCATGGCAATCGGAATTAACATGTATATTATCGGCACCGGCATGACCATTATTGTCTCTTTATCCTACTTTGCCTCTGCTTCATCTAAAAATAAAACTAAAGTCAAAATTAAACCTAAAGCCATGCCTAAACCGTCAAGTTTACACTCTGTACCCAAGCAAAAACCATCTTAA
- the cyoB gene encoding cytochrome o ubiquinol oxidase subunit I has product MLGKLTLNDLPFLHDPIIAGAGLFMVLAGLVIVGALTYFKKWKWLWTEWITSVDHKKIGVMYIILAFIMLFRGFADALMMRLQQAMAAGNAGYLPPEHYDQVFTAHGVIMIFFMAMPFLFGLLNLVVPLQIGARDVAYPFLNSLSFWLTAVGAILVNISLVIGDFAATGWLAYPPLSGIKYSPSAGVDYYLWSLQIAGLGTLLSGINFFATIIKMRCPGMTLMKMPPFTWSALVTVVLVILAFPVLTVTFGMLFLDRFMGMHFFTSAFGGNPMMYINLIWAWGHPEVYILVIPAFGIFSEIVATFSQKRLFGYYTMVWAMIIITLLSFAVWVHHFFTMGAGPAVNAVFGIATMIIAVPTGVKVFNWLFTMYQGRIIYKTPMMWTIGFLVTFTIGGMTGVIMSIPAIDFQLHNSVFLIAHFHNTIIGGVLFGYLAGFTYWFPKVFGFKLNERLGKYAFWCWLIGFFVAFMPLYILGFMGMTRRLNHYDVSTGWQPFLIVAGIGALIIAAGIGFQLLQLFVSIKNRNKEGYKDTTGDPWNARTLEWSTPSPVPFYNFPFTPEVHSRDAFWEEKQEKVKHLQRSSDKQRPYQDIHMPRNTSVGFIIAAFSLAFGFGMIWEIYWMVFLGLIGMFAAVIKHSFNYDIDYYVKAEEVEKTEIEIANRMKI; this is encoded by the coding sequence ATGCTTGGAAAACTCACCCTCAATGATCTTCCTTTCCTGCACGATCCCATTATTGCGGGTGCAGGACTATTTATGGTTCTCGCCGGGCTTGTGATTGTTGGGGCGCTGACTTATTTCAAAAAATGGAAGTGGTTATGGACAGAGTGGATTACTTCTGTTGACCATAAAAAAATTGGTGTCATGTACATCATTTTAGCGTTTATTATGTTATTTCGTGGTTTTGCTGATGCTCTTATGATGCGTTTGCAACAAGCAATGGCCGCAGGGAATGCAGGTTATCTGCCACCAGAGCACTATGATCAGGTTTTTACTGCTCATGGTGTTATCATGATTTTCTTTATGGCAATGCCATTTTTATTTGGTCTTTTAAATCTAGTTGTGCCCCTACAAATTGGTGCTCGAGACGTTGCTTACCCGTTTTTAAACTCTTTAAGTTTTTGGCTAACAGCAGTAGGTGCCATTCTCGTTAATATCTCTTTAGTGATAGGAGATTTTGCCGCAACAGGCTGGCTCGCTTATCCACCATTATCGGGGATTAAATACAGCCCTTCGGCGGGAGTTGATTATTACTTATGGTCATTGCAGATCGCAGGCTTGGGGACACTGCTCTCGGGGATTAACTTTTTTGCAACGATTATAAAAATGCGCTGCCCAGGCATGACCTTAATGAAAATGCCACCTTTTACTTGGTCTGCGTTGGTGACTGTCGTTTTAGTGATTCTAGCATTTCCCGTGCTTACAGTAACATTCGGTATGCTTTTCTTAGATCGCTTTATGGGAATGCATTTTTTCACCTCCGCCTTTGGAGGAAACCCCATGATGTATATTAATTTGATTTGGGCATGGGGGCATCCTGAAGTTTATATTTTAGTTATCCCAGCATTTGGTATTTTCTCTGAAATTGTAGCAACCTTTTCGCAAAAGCGCTTATTTGGTTATTACACGATGGTGTGGGCAATGATAATTATTACCTTATTATCGTTTGCTGTGTGGGTACACCACTTCTTTACGATGGGCGCAGGACCTGCGGTTAATGCTGTTTTTGGGATTGCTACGATGATTATTGCCGTGCCAACGGGAGTTAAAGTCTTTAATTGGCTGTTCACGATGTATCAAGGAAGAATTATTTATAAAACGCCGATGATGTGGACGATCGGCTTTTTGGTGACATTTACGATTGGTGGTATGACAGGTGTGATCATGTCGATACCCGCAATTGATTTTCAGCTTCATAACAGCGTATTTTTGATCGCACACTTTCACAATACAATCATTGGTGGTGTATTGTTTGGTTACTTAGCTGGTTTTACTTACTGGTTTCCAAAAGTGTTTGGCTTCAAATTGAACGAAAGATTAGGTAAATATGCATTTTGGTGCTGGCTCATCGGCTTTTTTGTCGCCTTCATGCCTTTATACATCTTAGGTTTCATGGGAATGACACGTCGTTTGAATCACTATGATGTATCAACAGGATGGCAGCCATTTTTGATTGTTGCCGGTATTGGCGCCCTAATTATTGCAGCTGGAATTGGGTTTCAGCTACTGCAGTTATTCGTCAGTATTAAGAACAGAAATAAAGAAGGTTATAAAGATACAACCGGTGATCCTTGGAATGCCAGAACATTAGAGTGGTCAACGCCTTCACCTGTTCCATTCTATAACTTCCCATTTACACCTGAAGTGCATAGCCGTGATGCATTTTGGGAAGAAAAGCAAGAGAAGGTTAAACACCTTCAAAGAAGCTCAGATAAGCAAAGACCCTATCAAGATATTCATATGCCAAGAAATACGTCTGTCGGCTTTATTATCGCAGCGTTTAGTTTAGCATTTGGTTTTGGTATGATTTGGGAAATTTACTGGATGGTCTTTTTAGGCTTAATAGGGATGTTCGCAGCAGTGATTAAGCATTCATTCAATTATGATATTGATTACTATGTGAAAGCTGAAGAAGTAGAAAAAACAGAAATCGAAATAGCAAATAGGATGAAAATATGA
- a CDS encoding cytochrome c oxidase subunit 3 family protein yields the protein MGLIWMIVMIVQVYQNGINPLMTKRLTCLGLFWHFLDIVWIFVFSVVYLMGAIS from the coding sequence ATGGGGTTAATTTGGATGATTGTAATGATTGTTCAAGTTTATCAAAATGGCATTAATCCCTTGATGACGAAGCGGCTGACTTGCTTAGGCTTATTTTGGCACTTTTTAGACATCGTATGGATTTTTGTGTTCTCTGTTGTTTATCTAATGGGAGCAATTTCATGA